A window of Pusillimonas sp. T7-7 contains these coding sequences:
- a CDS encoding 2-hydroxychromene-2-carboxylate isomerase, with the protein MKTIQYYFSPKSPWTYFGHERLLSLAKSHGASVEPKPTDLGKIFPISGGLPLDKRPPQRQAYRINELKRWSRYLNLPLNIHPKFFPVDETDASLMIAATIKDSNTEGALNLSGNLLRAVWVEDRDIANADTLVQVADESGLHGTALYAGRQAGADLYEQYTQEATELQVFGAPWYIYKGEPFWGQDRLDFLERALAD; encoded by the coding sequence ATGAAAACCATCCAGTACTATTTTTCACCAAAGTCACCCTGGACTTATTTTGGCCATGAACGCCTGTTGTCGCTGGCCAAAAGCCATGGCGCCAGCGTTGAACCCAAACCCACCGACCTGGGCAAGATCTTTCCCATATCCGGCGGCTTGCCATTGGACAAACGCCCACCGCAACGCCAAGCCTATCGCATCAACGAGCTGAAGCGCTGGTCCAGATACTTGAATTTGCCGCTGAACATACATCCCAAATTCTTCCCTGTCGACGAAACCGACGCGTCCTTGATGATCGCGGCAACCATCAAGGACAGCAATACTGAAGGTGCATTGAATCTTTCAGGCAACTTGCTGCGCGCAGTATGGGTCGAAGACCGGGACATCGCAAACGCCGACACTCTGGTTCAGGTGGCCGATGAGTCGGGCCTGCATGGCACAGCACTATACGCCGGACGCCAGGCAGGCGCCGATCTGTACGAACAATACACACAAGAAGCAACTGAGCTTCAAGTGTTCGGTGCGCCCTGGTATATATACAAAGGCGAACCGTTCTGGGGCCAAGACAGACTGGATTTTCTGGAACGCGCACTAGCCGATTAA
- a CDS encoding DUF2165 family protein, with protein sequence MIIRYSKILLVAAIAFFASLVAFGNITDYSSNFAFVQHVLLMDTILPNATIHYRAIQLPALHHAAYLFIIALETLTAVLCWLGAWRLLRLAKSSAHDFNRGKSMAIAGLTLGFLVWQVGFMSVGGEWFGMWMSEHWNGVPSAFRFFVTIILVLIYLVQPDSDHAKRVQ encoded by the coding sequence ATGATTATTCGATATTCAAAAATATTGCTTGTTGCCGCCATTGCATTTTTTGCATCGCTGGTGGCATTTGGCAATATCACTGACTACAGCAGCAATTTTGCTTTCGTGCAGCATGTGCTACTAATGGATACCATCCTTCCGAACGCCACCATCCATTACCGCGCCATACAGTTGCCTGCCTTGCACCATGCCGCCTATCTGTTCATTATTGCTCTGGAAACCCTTACAGCCGTCCTGTGCTGGCTGGGGGCCTGGCGTTTGCTAAGACTGGCCAAGTCGTCTGCACACGATTTCAACCGGGGAAAAAGCATGGCCATAGCCGGGCTGACCCTGGGCTTTCTTGTCTGGCAGGTGGGCTTCATGTCGGTGGGCGGAGAATGGTTCGGCATGTGGATGTCGGAACACTGGAATGGGGTTCCGTCGGCATTTCGCTTTTTCGTCACCATCATTCTGGTGCTGATCTATCTGGTACAGCCAGACAGCGACCACGCCAAAAGAGTACAGTAA
- the cadR gene encoding Cd(II)/Pb(II)-responsive transcriptional regulator has translation MPIKIGELAKCTESTVETIRYYEKEGLLPEPSRSEGNYRLYGEEHIERLKFIRHCRTLDMALGEVRTLLKYRDTPTEDCGDVNALLDEHIQAVEIRVEELMQLKQHLTELRRQCPSAAPTASCGILRALSDHSAHA, from the coding sequence ATGCCTATCAAGATCGGCGAGCTTGCCAAATGCACAGAATCCACTGTGGAAACAATTCGGTATTATGAAAAAGAAGGCTTGTTACCAGAACCGTCTCGCAGCGAAGGCAACTATCGCCTGTACGGCGAAGAACACATTGAACGCCTGAAATTCATTCGGCACTGCCGTACGCTCGACATGGCGCTGGGTGAAGTACGCACCTTGCTCAAATATCGCGATACGCCCACGGAAGATTGCGGCGACGTGAACGCCTTGCTGGACGAGCACATACAGGCAGTCGAAATACGCGTTGAAGAGTTAATGCAATTGAAGCAGCATCTAACAGAGCTGCGCCGGCAATGCCCCAGCGCTGCACCTACTGCATCATGCGGAATCCTGCGCGCCCTCTCCGATCACTCTGCCCATGCGTGA
- a CDS encoding YSC84-related protein, giving the protein MKKRISVIPRNVLTAVVLATAGLALTACTTTLPRDQKSRAETIEDINTRSDAAVKRLYEVAPGSRELVSNAAGVLIFPKVLGASVLIGAEHGDGVLRVKGKNQGYYTTSSGSVGLQLGAQSKAIIFVFKTQDALDKFRASNGWTAGIDATVAVANVSANGSVDLNTLNEPVVGFVMTNAGLMAGVSLEGTKVQRLEEGGSAASGAK; this is encoded by the coding sequence ATGAAGAAGAGAATTTCCGTCATCCCACGCAATGTGTTGACTGCTGTCGTTCTGGCAACGGCCGGTCTGGCACTCACCGCATGTACCACGACACTACCGCGCGACCAGAAAAGCCGGGCAGAAACCATTGAAGACATCAACACACGCTCAGATGCCGCTGTAAAACGGCTATACGAGGTGGCGCCCGGCTCGCGAGAGCTGGTTTCCAACGCCGCCGGCGTGCTGATCTTCCCGAAAGTACTTGGCGCCAGCGTGCTTATCGGTGCGGAACATGGCGATGGCGTGCTAAGGGTCAAAGGCAAGAACCAGGGCTACTACACCACATCTAGCGGTTCTGTCGGATTACAACTGGGTGCGCAGTCCAAGGCCATTATTTTCGTATTCAAGACCCAAGACGCCCTGGACAAGTTTCGTGCCAGTAACGGTTGGACCGCCGGTATCGACGCAACGGTTGCCGTCGCCAACGTCAGTGCCAATGGCTCTGTTGATTTGAACACCTTGAATGAACCGGTGGTTGGTTTTGTAATGACGAATGCCGGCTTGATGGCGGGCGTTTCGCTGGAAGGCACCAAAGTTCAGCGTCTTGAAGAAGGCGGCTCTGCCGCCTCGGGCGCCAAATAG
- a CDS encoding heavy metal translocating P-type ATPase — MQFHIEGMDCASCVGKIEAALVRMPGISDVRLNFATEKLELTLASGSATQPGDIETIIKSLGFGVSVAADQSATAGSVSEIPAASASLRWWQTRRGRQVVGLGILMGTAYAMALFFPDYGQWVFAAAVLAGVFPFVRQALTLARAGSPFSIEMLMSVAALGALFIGEAEEAAAVVFLFSVGELLESVAAGRARAGIRALASLVPQSAVLLDPQGGQRNVPVAMLHVNDRVLVRPGDRLPADGVIIEGASSLDESPITGESIPCAKALGDSVFAGSINIEGVLQVRVGKTTADNTISRIIHLVEQAQASKSPTARFIEQFSRYYTPAVMAIAALTVLVPPLAMGADWDTWIYRGLALLLIACPCALVLSTPAAIASGLAAGTRRGLLVKGGNALEIIGRVNAIAFDKTGTLTEGKPRVTDVVAFGQQNHDEILSLAASVESGSSHPLAQAIVNHARAANILIPAAAQASATAGKAVHATVAGRMLAVGSPVYAVGVATLSSEQFAQIETLQNQGKTVSVLLDEQNRAALGLLALRDEPRQDAQQALSRLKAMGVRTIMLTGDNSRTAQAIAHRLGMAYKAELLPQDKLRLLDEMKYKDKVAMVGDGINDAPALATADVGIAMGGGTDVALETADAALLKNRVTDVAHLVALSRATMANIHQNVVFALGLKGVFLLTTVFGFTGLWVAVLADTGATALVTLNALRLLRFKGTPGI, encoded by the coding sequence ATGCAATTTCATATCGAAGGCATGGACTGCGCAAGTTGCGTAGGCAAGATAGAAGCGGCTCTGGTGCGCATGCCAGGTATATCTGATGTCCGGCTTAACTTTGCCACCGAGAAGCTCGAACTGACGCTGGCGTCCGGTTCCGCCACTCAGCCCGGAGATATCGAAACAATCATCAAAAGCCTGGGCTTTGGCGTATCGGTGGCTGCCGATCAAAGTGCGACAGCAGGTAGCGTATCTGAAATCCCTGCGGCATCGGCCAGTCTGCGCTGGTGGCAAACCAGAAGGGGCAGACAGGTTGTCGGGCTCGGAATATTGATGGGTACTGCCTATGCGATGGCGCTGTTTTTTCCGGACTATGGTCAGTGGGTATTTGCCGCTGCCGTGCTTGCCGGAGTTTTCCCATTCGTACGCCAGGCGCTTACCTTGGCCAGAGCAGGTTCCCCATTCTCGATAGAGATGTTGATGTCTGTGGCTGCGTTGGGGGCTCTGTTCATAGGCGAAGCCGAAGAGGCGGCTGCCGTGGTCTTTCTGTTCTCGGTTGGTGAGCTGCTCGAAAGCGTGGCTGCAGGCCGGGCTCGCGCTGGTATCAGAGCTTTGGCATCACTGGTCCCACAGTCGGCAGTCTTGCTGGATCCGCAAGGTGGGCAGCGTAATGTTCCCGTCGCCATGCTGCATGTGAATGATCGCGTGCTTGTGCGTCCTGGTGATCGCCTGCCGGCCGATGGCGTAATTATCGAAGGCGCATCCAGTCTTGATGAATCTCCCATCACAGGCGAGTCCATTCCCTGTGCAAAAGCGCTGGGCGATAGTGTGTTCGCGGGTTCGATCAACATCGAAGGTGTTCTGCAGGTGCGCGTAGGCAAAACGACTGCCGACAATACGATTTCGCGCATTATCCATTTGGTCGAACAGGCACAGGCATCCAAATCGCCCACCGCTCGTTTCATTGAACAGTTCAGCCGCTATTACACGCCGGCGGTAATGGCTATCGCAGCGTTGACTGTGCTCGTACCGCCATTGGCAATGGGGGCGGACTGGGACACATGGATCTATCGCGGCTTGGCGCTGTTGTTGATTGCCTGCCCATGCGCACTTGTGTTGTCAACGCCGGCAGCCATCGCTTCGGGCCTGGCGGCCGGCACGCGTCGGGGCTTGCTGGTCAAGGGCGGTAATGCGCTGGAAATCATAGGCCGGGTCAATGCCATTGCGTTTGACAAGACCGGAACCCTGACGGAAGGCAAGCCGCGCGTCACTGATGTAGTTGCCTTTGGGCAACAGAACCATGATGAAATATTGTCGCTTGCCGCCAGTGTGGAGTCCGGTTCCAGCCACCCCCTGGCGCAAGCCATTGTGAACCATGCACGAGCTGCGAACATCTTGATCCCGGCGGCTGCTCAAGCGTCGGCCACTGCGGGCAAGGCAGTGCATGCAACGGTAGCAGGGCGTATGCTGGCTGTCGGTTCTCCTGTATATGCCGTGGGGGTGGCAACGCTCTCGTCCGAGCAGTTCGCCCAAATCGAAACGCTCCAAAATCAGGGCAAGACTGTATCGGTTCTGCTCGATGAGCAGAACCGCGCAGCGCTTGGCTTGCTTGCCCTGCGGGACGAACCCAGGCAAGACGCACAGCAAGCCTTGTCACGACTCAAAGCGATGGGTGTGCGCACAATCATGCTGACGGGTGATAACAGCCGTACTGCCCAGGCTATCGCGCATCGTCTGGGCATGGCATACAAGGCTGAACTCTTGCCTCAAGACAAGCTTCGCTTGCTGGATGAGATGAAGTACAAGGACAAGGTTGCCATGGTGGGAGACGGCATCAATGATGCGCCGGCGCTGGCAACGGCAGATGTTGGCATAGCGATGGGTGGCGGTACCGATGTGGCTCTTGAAACGGCCGATGCTGCATTATTGAAAAATCGAGTCACGGATGTGGCTCACCTGGTTGCGCTATCTCGCGCAACCATGGCGAATATCCATCAGAACGTCGTGTTCGCCCTGGGCTTGAAGGGTGTGTTTCTGCTCACGACGGTGTTTGGCTTTACCGGATTGTGGGTGGCCGTGCTGGCCGACACGGGCGCAACGGCGCTTGTCACACTCAATGCATTGCGCCTGCTGCGCTTCAAGGGCACGCCTGGCATATAA
- a CDS encoding TcpQ domain-containing protein: MQLQTVVATLVAACLVAGCGFTPKQPPKPDESRRVSVNKAAPYLHPWPPPQIVHAHQTSTASQFRNSAFEPASTINHVNPNLQINGDTLSPSLTAHKELGTHVEQLANGPTMQHRSDDKSIASNEHWVDKTTAPIAVWPITTVFKPLDSIEQNDGLRKIVFQWPSAPLPDSQIVPTPPSVQPASIPADTYPIELASLAPAISLDIVQPLAHVSDLMPVKAVDEPSAAREPVPTHEANPTIELASNVGPTDLEPIQTEQEDPKLDTPGIEQTWSAQRNSKLSDVLREWGAQESWTIEWQSSVDFAIEAAFSIQAPDFLGAANYLFKAYRDAGCEFAPKAYSNQVIEVPTPKDCRS; this comes from the coding sequence ATGCAATTGCAAACAGTGGTTGCCACATTGGTGGCAGCTTGTTTAGTTGCGGGCTGCGGATTCACTCCAAAGCAGCCCCCCAAACCAGATGAAAGCCGGCGCGTGTCAGTCAATAAGGCAGCGCCGTACCTTCACCCTTGGCCCCCACCACAAATCGTACACGCGCATCAAACAAGCACAGCGTCCCAGTTTCGAAATAGCGCCTTTGAACCGGCGTCAACGATAAACCATGTCAATCCAAACTTACAGATAAACGGCGATACCCTGTCACCGTCTCTTACAGCGCATAAAGAGTTGGGTACACATGTTGAGCAATTGGCCAATGGCCCCACGATGCAGCACAGATCCGATGACAAGTCGATCGCATCGAATGAGCATTGGGTCGACAAGACGACCGCGCCGATCGCGGTCTGGCCCATTACAACAGTATTTAAACCTCTGGATTCGATCGAACAGAATGATGGTCTGCGAAAGATCGTCTTTCAGTGGCCGAGTGCGCCTCTTCCGGATTCTCAGATCGTACCCACGCCTCCTTCAGTGCAACCAGCGTCTATTCCAGCAGACACGTATCCGATTGAGCTGGCAAGCCTAGCCCCGGCGATATCGCTAGATATAGTGCAGCCATTAGCGCATGTATCAGACTTGATGCCAGTTAAGGCTGTCGATGAGCCATCGGCGGCGCGTGAACCAGTGCCTACTCACGAAGCAAACCCGACTATCGAACTGGCATCCAATGTGGGCCCAACCGACCTTGAACCGATCCAAACTGAACAGGAAGACCCGAAACTCGATACGCCGGGTATAGAACAGACTTGGTCAGCTCAACGCAACTCGAAGCTCAGTGACGTGCTACGCGAATGGGGCGCTCAAGAATCATGGACGATCGAGTGGCAAAGTAGCGTCGATTTCGCTATCGAAGCAGCATTCTCCATTCAGGCCCCAGACTTTCTGGGCGCCGCCAATTACCTATTCAAAGCATACCGTGATGCTGGTTGTGAGTTTGCTCCCAAGGCCTACTCCAACCAGGTGATCGAGGTACCAACCCCAAAGGATTGTCGTTCATGA
- the aqpZ gene encoding aquaporin Z, with protein MSLTKRCGAEFFGTFWLVFGGCGSAIFAAAFPELGIGFAGVALAFGLTLLTMCYAIGHISGCHINPAVTFGLVAGGRFPGRELVPYVVAQVLGGIVAGAVLYLIASGKMGFDASSGFASNGYGEHSPANYSLMAALVAEVVLTAFFLLIIMGATHKRAHAGLAGVAIGLSLTLIHLISIPITNTSVNPARSTGVALFQGSWAIDQLWLFWLAPIVGGIIGALIYRALLANED; from the coding sequence ATGTCACTCACGAAACGTTGTGGTGCTGAATTTTTCGGAACGTTTTGGCTGGTATTTGGCGGATGTGGCAGCGCCATATTCGCCGCCGCTTTTCCAGAACTGGGTATTGGTTTTGCAGGCGTCGCCCTGGCATTTGGCCTGACCTTGCTGACCATGTGCTATGCCATAGGCCATATCTCGGGTTGCCATATCAATCCGGCTGTCACGTTCGGCCTGGTGGCCGGAGGGCGGTTTCCGGGCCGTGAGCTTGTACCTTATGTCGTTGCACAGGTATTGGGCGGCATCGTTGCCGGCGCGGTGCTTTATCTTATCGCCAGCGGCAAGATGGGCTTTGATGCAAGTAGCGGTTTTGCCTCGAACGGTTATGGCGAGCATTCGCCGGCCAATTATTCGCTCATGGCCGCCTTGGTCGCTGAAGTGGTACTGACCGCATTCTTTCTGCTTATTATCATGGGCGCCACCCACAAGCGCGCCCATGCGGGACTGGCTGGCGTTGCAATTGGCCTGTCGCTTACCTTGATACACCTGATCAGTATTCCTATTACCAACACTTCGGTGAATCCTGCGCGCTCCACCGGGGTTGCGCTGTTTCAAGGCAGTTGGGCGATTGATCAGCTGTGGCTGTTCTGGCTGGCGCCTATTGTCGGCGGCATCATCGGTGCATTGATTTATCGTGCGTTGCTTGCAAACGAGGACTGA
- a CDS encoding heavy metal translocating P-type ATPase, producing MSVPNISDARSTTAATINLSIGGMTCASCVGRVERAIKAVPGVTEAAVNLATERATVHGQADVDILLAAIEKVGYDARAVDIDAQADDEAENKKDAERAALKRKLILASALALPVFVLEMGSHLIPGMHEWVAATIGIQTSWYLQFVLTALVLAIPGRHFYQKGFPLLFRLTPDMNSLVAVGTAAAFGYSLVATFTPGLLPAGTVNVYYEAAAVIVALVLLGRYLEARAKGRTSEAIKRLVSLQAKVAHVKRDGQVTDIPINELTLGDIIEVRPGERVPVDGEVTDGRSYVDESMITGEPIPVEKSVGSTVVGGTVNQKGALTLRATAVGGQTMLAQIIRLVEQAQGSKLPIQAVVDKVTMWFVPAVMLAAALTFLIWLIFGPDPALTFALVNAVAVLIIACPCAMGLATPTSIMVGTGRGAEIGVLFRKGEALQLLKDALVVAVDKTGTLTEGRPVLTDLDIATGLDRKQVLAKVAAVESSSEHPIARAIVDAAIEQNITLPTMTDFESVTGMGVCATVDGSRVEVGADRYMRDLGLDVGGFADTAERLGSEGKSPLYAAIDGQLAAIIAVADPIKPSTPAAIAALHELGLKVAMITGDNAHTARAIAKQLDIDEVVAEVLPQGKVEAVRRLKAAHGQIAFVGDGINDAPALAEADVGLAIGTGTDVAVESADVVLMSGNLQGVPNAIALSKATIGNIHQNLFWAFAYNTALIPVAAGALYPAYGVLLSPIFAAGAMALSSVFVLGNALRLRRFQPPLATH from the coding sequence ATGAGCGTGCCAAATATAAGTGATGCCCGCAGCACCACAGCAGCAACCATCAACCTGTCCATCGGGGGCATGACTTGCGCATCGTGCGTAGGTCGCGTCGAGCGAGCAATCAAGGCCGTACCTGGCGTCACCGAGGCTGCAGTCAACCTGGCGACCGAGCGCGCCACCGTACATGGCCAGGCAGACGTCGATATCTTGCTAGCGGCCATTGAGAAGGTCGGCTACGACGCACGCGCCGTCGACATCGACGCACAGGCTGACGACGAGGCGGAAAACAAGAAAGATGCTGAACGCGCAGCACTAAAGCGCAAGCTGATTCTGGCCAGCGCACTGGCCCTGCCTGTATTCGTACTGGAAATGGGCTCTCACCTGATTCCTGGCATGCACGAGTGGGTGGCTGCCACCATCGGCATACAGACGAGCTGGTATCTGCAATTCGTATTGACCGCGCTGGTACTGGCCATTCCAGGTCGGCACTTCTATCAGAAGGGATTCCCCCTACTGTTTCGCCTGACTCCCGACATGAACTCATTGGTTGCCGTGGGCACGGCCGCCGCATTCGGCTATTCCCTGGTCGCAACCTTCACGCCCGGCCTGCTGCCTGCTGGAACGGTTAATGTGTATTACGAAGCAGCCGCTGTCATCGTTGCACTGGTTCTGTTGGGCCGCTATCTTGAAGCGCGCGCCAAAGGGCGTACTTCGGAAGCGATCAAACGCCTGGTCAGCCTGCAAGCCAAGGTGGCGCACGTGAAACGTGATGGCCAGGTCACCGACATTCCCATCAACGAGCTGACCCTGGGCGACATCATCGAGGTCCGCCCAGGCGAGCGAGTACCCGTCGACGGCGAAGTGACCGACGGGCGCAGTTATGTTGACGAGTCGATGATTACCGGTGAGCCGATTCCTGTCGAAAAGTCCGTCGGCAGCACGGTGGTTGGCGGCACCGTCAATCAGAAAGGCGCCCTGACACTGCGTGCCACCGCCGTGGGCGGGCAAACCATGCTCGCTCAGATCATCCGGCTGGTCGAGCAGGCGCAAGGCTCCAAGCTGCCTATCCAGGCCGTGGTCGACAAAGTAACAATGTGGTTCGTACCGGCGGTAATGCTGGCCGCTGCCCTGACCTTCCTGATCTGGCTGATCTTCGGCCCTGATCCGGCGCTAACCTTTGCATTGGTCAACGCGGTGGCTGTGCTCATCATCGCCTGCCCTTGCGCCATGGGCCTGGCCACACCCACATCCATCATGGTCGGCACCGGCCGCGGCGCCGAAATCGGTGTGCTGTTCCGGAAGGGTGAAGCACTGCAACTACTCAAGGACGCCCTGGTTGTGGCTGTGGATAAAACCGGCACGCTGACTGAAGGCCGTCCGGTGCTGACCGACCTGGACATCGCCACTGGCCTGGACCGCAAGCAGGTGCTGGCCAAAGTCGCAGCGGTGGAGTCGAGTTCGGAGCACCCGATTGCCCGTGCCATCGTCGACGCCGCCATAGAGCAAAACATCACGCTGCCAACAATGACCGATTTCGAATCCGTCACCGGCATGGGCGTGTGTGCCACTGTGGATGGATCGCGTGTGGAAGTGGGCGCCGATCGCTACATGCGCGACCTGGGGTTGGATGTTGGCGGTTTCGCTGACACCGCCGAACGCTTGGGCAGCGAGGGCAAGTCTCCGCTGTATGCCGCCATCGACGGCCAACTGGCCGCCATCATTGCCGTTGCAGACCCGATCAAACCCAGCACGCCGGCCGCCATCGCCGCACTGCACGAGCTGGGCTTGAAGGTAGCGATGATCACTGGTGATAACGCGCACACCGCACGTGCCATCGCCAAGCAGCTCGATATCGACGAAGTGGTGGCCGAAGTGCTGCCCCAGGGCAAAGTTGAAGCGGTGCGCCGGCTCAAAGCCGCACACGGCCAGATTGCCTTCGTGGGCGACGGTATCAATGACGCGCCGGCACTGGCCGAGGCTGACGTGGGCCTGGCCATAGGCACCGGTACCGATGTGGCGGTCGAATCCGCTGACGTGGTCCTGATGTCTGGCAATCTGCAAGGCGTACCCAACGCCATTGCATTGTCCAAGGCCACAATCGGAAACATTCACCAGAATCTGTTCTGGGCCTTCGCCTACAACACTGCACTGATTCCCGTAGCCGCAGGTGCACTCTACCCCGCCTATGGCGTGCTGCTCTCGCCCATCTTCGCGGCGGGTGCGATGGCGCTGTCCAGCGTGTTCGTACTGGGTAACGCATTGCGCCTGCGGCGCTTTCAGCCACCGCTGGCAACGCACTGA